One part of the Triplophysa rosa linkage group LG5, Trosa_1v2, whole genome shotgun sequence genome encodes these proteins:
- the arf1 gene encoding ADP-ribosylation factor 1 — translation MGNLFANLFKVFGKKEMRILMVGLDAAGKTTILYKLKLGEIVTTIPTIGFNVETVEYKNISFTVWDVGGQDKIRPLWRHYFQNTQGLIFVVDSNDRERVNEAREELMRMLAEDELREAVLLVFANKQDLPNAMNAAELTDKLGLHSLRHRNWYIQATCATSGDGLYEGLDWLSNQLKHQK, via the exons ATGGGCAATCTTTTTGCAAACCTCTTCAAAGTCTTTGGGAAGAAAGAGATGAGAATTCTCATGGTGGGTCTTGATGCTGCTGGAAAGACGACGATTCTTTACAAGCTGAAGTTGGGGGAAATAGTAACCACAATCCCAACCATCG gTTTCAACGTTGAAACTGTGGAGTACAAGAACATCAGTTTCACCGTTTGGGATGTTGGCGGTCAAGATAAAATTAGACCGTTGTGGCGTCATTACTTCCAGAACACACAAG GTCTGATCTTTGTGGTTGACAGCAATGACAGAGAGCGTGTGAATGAGGCACGAGAGGAACTCATGAGAATGTTGGCCGAAGATGAGCTCAGGGAAGCAGTCCTGCTAGTGTTCGCCAACAAACAG GATCTCCCGAATGCCATGAACGCTGCCGAACTCACGGATAAGCTGGGGCTGCACTCGCTCCGGCACAGGAACTGGTACATTCAAGCCACGTGTGCCACCAGCGGCGATGGCCTCTATGAAGGACTTGACTGGTTGTCCAACCAACTGAAACACCAGAAATAA